A single window of Bacillus mesophilus DNA harbors:
- a CDS encoding YuzF family protein, with protein MNQQPPSFMSIIDPYVYQTLQGIVGASVVVETTKGTVTGRLSVVMPDHIVIESGGSPFFIRTQQIVWVIPRG; from the coding sequence ATGAATCAACAGCCACCATCATTTATGAGTATCATTGACCCTTATGTTTATCAAACACTGCAGGGAATTGTCGGAGCTTCTGTTGTTGTGGAGACAACAAAAGGTACTGTTACAGGAAGACTTAGTGTCGTAATGCCTGATCATATTGTCATTGAATCAGGTGGTTCTCCATTCTTTATCCGTACACAACAAATTGTTTGGGTAATCCCAAGAGGATAA
- a CDS encoding alkaline phosphatase PhoX, whose product MTTNNYKSMDRRDFLKVGGMSTVALSLGAAGAFALGNADKASAARPGNPTSGFGGYGPLVPDPNGILDLPRGFQYKIISKEGDLMTDGTPIPGAFDGMAAFEGPNNTTVLVRNHELGAGTAFGKNPYNAGALGGTTALVVGANREVMKEYVTSSGTVRNCAGGATPWGTWLTCEEYRSETHGYVFEIDPQNPENELSKTPIKEMGRFAHEACAIDPSTGYVYLTEDAKPSFLYRFIPNDLSQKPGSLQKGGTLYAAAIEEVTDPAASNFKTGQTFKIVWKQVDPHLCVEDAKAQNCIQFSRLEGAFFQEGVFWFDDTSAGDKKLGRVYRYVPHTNTLELFYEGNDAQQMEYPDNICCTPWGDLWYAEDGSGQDRIMGITPEGNVYPFAANRLSDSELAGPTFSPDGKTLFVNIQSPGKTFAILGPFARRNAARAREMSFAAPKNLAPKISEQTAKAAEAQGMSVLEAAAFERHGIKLG is encoded by the coding sequence ATGACTACTAACAATTACAAAAGTATGGATCGCAGAGATTTTCTAAAGGTAGGAGGCATGAGTACGGTTGCACTATCACTTGGTGCTGCAGGTGCATTTGCCCTTGGTAATGCGGACAAAGCTTCAGCAGCTCGTCCAGGAAATCCAACAAGTGGTTTTGGTGGATATGGTCCACTTGTTCCAGATCCGAATGGCATTCTTGATCTTCCAAGAGGCTTCCAGTACAAAATTATCTCAAAAGAAGGCGACCTAATGACAGACGGAACTCCAATTCCTGGAGCATTTGATGGAATGGCAGCATTTGAAGGACCAAACAATACGACTGTTCTTGTTCGTAATCATGAATTAGGAGCTGGTACCGCATTTGGAAAAAACCCATATAATGCTGGTGCTTTAGGTGGAACAACGGCTCTAGTGGTAGGTGCAAACCGTGAAGTAATGAAAGAGTATGTTACTTCTTCAGGTACAGTTCGTAATTGTGCGGGTGGCGCTACTCCTTGGGGCACTTGGCTGACATGTGAAGAATACCGCTCTGAAACACACGGATACGTTTTTGAAATAGATCCACAGAATCCAGAAAATGAATTGTCTAAAACACCAATTAAAGAAATGGGCCGTTTCGCTCACGAGGCCTGTGCGATTGATCCTTCAACTGGATATGTATACTTAACTGAGGATGCTAAACCAAGTTTCCTTTACCGATTCATCCCAAATGACCTGAGCCAAAAACCTGGTTCGTTACAAAAAGGCGGAACGCTTTATGCAGCGGCCATTGAAGAAGTAACAGATCCAGCTGCTAGTAACTTTAAAACAGGACAAACATTTAAGATTGTCTGGAAGCAAGTAGATCCTCATTTATGTGTTGAAGACGCTAAGGCGCAAAACTGTATTCAATTCAGTAGACTTGAGGGAGCATTCTTCCAAGAGGGTGTGTTCTGGTTCGATGATACTTCTGCAGGTGACAAAAAGCTAGGACGCGTTTATCGTTATGTTCCTCACACAAATACGCTGGAGCTTTTCTATGAAGGAAATGATGCACAACAAATGGAATATCCGGATAATATCTGCTGTACTCCTTGGGGAGACCTTTGGTATGCAGAAGATGGTTCTGGTCAAGATCGCATTATGGGGATTACCCCTGAAGGAAACGTCTATCCTTTTGCAGCGAACCGTTTAAGTGATTCTGAATTGGCAGGTCCTACCTTCTCACCTGATGGAAAAACACTTTTTGTCAATATTCAAAGCCCAGGAAAAACCTTTGCTATTTTGGGCCCGTTCGCACGCAGAAACGCTGCACGCGCAAGAGAAATGTCTTTTGCTGCTCCAAAAAATCTTGCACCAAAAATTTCTGAGCAAACGGCTAAAGCTGCTGAAGCACAAGGTATGTCAGTTCTAGAAGCTGCAGCATTTGAGCGTCACGGAATAAAATTGGGTTGA
- a CDS encoding M20 family metallopeptidase has product MKTLDFISKIDEVIESKRDVFISVSDKIWEFAETKFQEFQSAELLCQMLEAEGFSVERGVGGMKTAFVASFGTGTPVIGMLGEYDALSGLSQKQGEATKSALIEGGNGHGCGHNLYGASVLASVVAVKQYMEENNVVGTLRYYGCPAEEGGSGKTFMVREGLFEDVDCALTWHPGSFPAMFNASTLANFQVYFRFKGTASHAAASPHLGRSALDAVELMNVGVNYLREHMIPEARIHYAITNSGGVSPNVVQAESEVLYLIRSPKLAEVKKLYERVCNIARGAALMTETELEIVVDSGCSNYISNSAIGEIMYDNLTKFPLPKYDESEMAFGSEIMAKITDDDLQNTHQHIKKEYHHKISKNMREAVFLDKVLPNTETTEVLAGSTDVGDVSWVTPTAQFWGPCWVFGTPAHSWQMTSQGATSIAHKGMLHAGKVLAGTAIDILSNPEVLEKAKAELVEKREGMEYECPIPSEIAPPTK; this is encoded by the coding sequence ATGAAAACATTAGATTTCATATCAAAAATTGATGAAGTGATTGAAAGCAAGCGTGATGTGTTTATTTCTGTCAGTGATAAGATCTGGGAGTTTGCGGAAACAAAATTTCAGGAGTTTCAATCAGCAGAGCTTCTGTGCCAAATGCTTGAAGCAGAAGGGTTTTCCGTTGAACGTGGAGTAGGAGGCATGAAGACAGCTTTTGTTGCAAGTTTTGGAACAGGAACGCCTGTCATTGGGATGCTTGGAGAATATGATGCTCTTTCGGGATTAAGCCAGAAACAGGGAGAAGCAACGAAATCTGCCTTAATAGAAGGCGGAAATGGACATGGGTGTGGACATAATTTATATGGAGCATCAGTGTTGGCGAGTGTTGTAGCGGTAAAACAGTATATGGAAGAAAATAATGTAGTGGGAACACTTCGCTATTACGGATGTCCGGCAGAAGAAGGTGGATCTGGCAAAACGTTTATGGTTCGAGAAGGGCTATTTGAAGATGTAGATTGTGCACTAACGTGGCATCCAGGTTCATTCCCTGCTATGTTTAATGCCTCAACGCTTGCAAACTTTCAAGTCTATTTTAGATTTAAAGGAACGGCTTCACATGCTGCTGCTTCACCTCATCTTGGAAGAAGTGCGTTAGATGCCGTTGAGTTAATGAATGTTGGAGTTAACTACTTGCGTGAGCATATGATTCCAGAGGCTAGAATTCACTATGCGATTACGAATTCAGGTGGAGTTTCACCAAACGTTGTTCAGGCAGAATCGGAAGTTTTATATTTGATTCGCTCGCCTAAATTAGCGGAGGTGAAAAAGCTTTACGAACGAGTGTGTAACATTGCTCGTGGTGCTGCCCTTATGACAGAGACGGAATTAGAGATTGTCGTTGACAGCGGATGCTCAAACTATATTTCTAATAGTGCGATTGGCGAGATTATGTATGACAATCTGACTAAATTCCCACTTCCAAAATATGATGAAAGTGAAATGGCGTTTGGTAGTGAAATTATGGCTAAAATTACGGATGATGATCTGCAAAATACTCATCAGCATATAAAGAAAGAATACCATCATAAAATTTCAAAAAACATGAGAGAAGCAGTGTTTCTAGACAAAGTGCTTCCGAACACAGAGACAACAGAAGTACTTGCAGGGTCTACAGATGTAGGGGATGTTAGTTGGGTCACTCCGACAGCACAATTCTGGGGACCGTGTTGGGTATTTGGAACTCCGGCTCACTCTTGGCAAATGACGAGCCAAGGTGCAACATCGATTGCACATAAAGGAATGCTTCACGCAGGCAAAGTCCTTGCTGGAACTGCGATTGATATCCTATCTAATCCAGAAGTGTTAGAAAAGGCAAAAGCGGAACTAGTAGAAAAGCGTGAAGGAATGGAATATGAGTGTCCAATTCCGAGTGAGATTGCTCCGCCTACTAAATAA
- the hcp gene encoding hydroxylamine reductase — protein sequence MFCFQCQETAKGTGCTIAGVCGKKDDLANMQDLLIYTLKGVAIVNTFAREVGLNHPKADGFIVNGLFMTITNANWDKNEFFNKVREGLRIREEVKDSILEAGYRLHSHTDFVTWYAETNEDLEIKSASQEVSILATRDEDIRSLRELIVYGLKGLAAYLQHAAQLNYTDDNLYAFMQKALAQTTDDEVSMQELIDLSMECGKYGVSAMELLDTANTSTYGHPEMTKVNIGVRQNPGILISGHDLKDMEELLKQTEGTGVDVYTHSEMLSANYYPAFKKYNHFVGNYGNAWWEQTREFESFNGPILMTTNCIVPPKASYKGRMYTTGATAVEGVNYIEKREDGSKDFSMIIDHAKMCEPPVEIEKGEIIGGFAHNQVAQVADKVVDAVKQGDIKRFFVMAGCDGRHKSRSYYKEFAEELPKDTIILTAGCAKYRYNKLDLGDINGIPRVLDAGQCNDSYSLVMTALKLKDAFGLESINELPLSYNIAWYEQKAVIVFLSLLYLGVKNIHVGPTLPAFLSPNVTNFLVENFGVGGITNTTEDIEMFM from the coding sequence ATGTTTTGTTTCCAGTGTCAAGAAACTGCAAAAGGAACGGGCTGTACGATTGCTGGGGTATGTGGGAAGAAAGATGATTTAGCGAATATGCAGGATCTACTAATCTATACCCTTAAGGGAGTTGCAATTGTAAATACATTTGCTCGTGAAGTCGGATTAAATCATCCAAAGGCAGATGGCTTTATAGTAAATGGCCTGTTTATGACCATTACCAATGCAAATTGGGATAAAAATGAGTTTTTTAATAAAGTCAGAGAAGGATTAAGAATCCGTGAAGAAGTTAAAGATTCTATTTTAGAGGCAGGTTACAGACTTCACAGTCACACTGATTTTGTAACTTGGTATGCTGAGACGAATGAGGATCTTGAAATAAAATCTGCCTCTCAAGAAGTTAGCATTCTAGCAACGAGAGATGAAGACATTCGTTCATTAAGAGAATTAATTGTTTACGGTTTGAAAGGTTTAGCGGCCTACTTGCAGCATGCTGCACAGTTGAACTATACTGATGACAATTTATATGCGTTCATGCAAAAAGCACTTGCTCAAACAACGGATGATGAAGTTTCCATGCAAGAGTTAATTGATCTTTCGATGGAATGTGGAAAATACGGTGTGTCAGCAATGGAATTATTAGATACTGCCAATACGTCAACATATGGTCATCCAGAAATGACGAAGGTCAACATCGGTGTGCGTCAAAATCCAGGAATCTTAATAAGCGGGCATGACCTTAAGGATATGGAGGAACTGTTAAAGCAAACAGAAGGTACGGGTGTTGATGTTTATACACATAGTGAAATGCTATCAGCGAACTATTATCCTGCTTTCAAAAAATATAATCACTTTGTAGGCAATTACGGGAACGCATGGTGGGAGCAAACACGTGAATTTGAAAGCTTTAACGGACCGATTCTCATGACAACAAACTGTATTGTTCCACCAAAAGCATCCTATAAAGGAAGAATGTATACAACAGGTGCTACGGCTGTAGAGGGGGTAAACTACATTGAGAAAAGGGAAGATGGTTCCAAAGACTTTTCAATGATCATTGACCATGCGAAAATGTGTGAACCACCAGTTGAAATTGAAAAAGGCGAAATTATCGGAGGATTTGCACACAATCAGGTTGCCCAAGTAGCTGACAAAGTGGTTGATGCAGTGAAGCAAGGGGATATAAAACGTTTCTTTGTAATGGCAGGCTGTGATGGCCGTCATAAGAGCAGATCTTATTATAAAGAGTTTGCTGAAGAACTACCGAAGGACACGATTATTTTAACAGCGGGCTGTGCGAAATATCGATATAACAAGCTGGATTTAGGGGATATAAACGGAATTCCAAGAGTACTAGATGCAGGTCAGTGTAATGACTCCTATTCTTTAGTCATGACAGCTCTAAAGTTAAAAGATGCCTTCGGATTAGAAAGCATAAATGAGTTACCGCTATCTTATAATATCGCCTGGTACGAGCAAAAAGCAGTAATCGTTTTCTTATCTTTACTGTACCTTGGTGTAAAAAATATTCATGTAGGTCCAACATTACCTGCATTCCTATCACCAAATGTAACAAACTTCCTAGTTGAAAACTTCGGAGTAGGCGGCATAACCAATACAACAGAAGATATTGAGATGTTTATGTAG
- the tatC gene encoding twin-arginine translocase subunit TatC — MQKIQMNFVEHLEELRKRLIITVLAFLISFMISFIFVQDIYQFLVKDLDGKLALLGPGDILWVYMVLAGISGIAITIPVLAYQTWRFVSPALTKNEQRVSLAFIPGLFLLFLTGISFGYFVLFPIVFSFLQSLAGDQFQAFFTVDRYFKFMINLTLPFGFLFEMPAVVMFLTKLGIINPIRLMKARKLSYFVLIVVSVLITPPDLISDILVILPLLLLYEISISLSKFVYKKNISASSMAA, encoded by the coding sequence ATGCAGAAAATTCAAATGAATTTTGTAGAGCATTTAGAAGAGTTAAGGAAAAGACTTATTATTACGGTTTTAGCCTTTTTAATTTCCTTTATGATCTCCTTTATTTTTGTACAGGACATTTATCAGTTTTTGGTAAAAGATCTAGATGGGAAGTTAGCCCTTCTAGGTCCAGGAGATATTCTTTGGGTGTACATGGTACTCGCAGGCATCTCAGGAATTGCCATTACCATCCCTGTCCTTGCCTACCAGACTTGGAGATTTGTTAGTCCTGCTCTAACCAAGAATGAACAGAGGGTATCACTAGCATTTATTCCAGGATTGTTTCTCTTATTTCTTACTGGTATTTCCTTTGGGTATTTTGTACTTTTTCCAATTGTTTTTTCTTTTTTACAAAGTCTAGCAGGAGACCAATTTCAAGCATTCTTTACCGTTGATCGTTACTTCAAATTCATGATCAACCTAACACTTCCCTTTGGCTTTCTTTTTGAAATGCCAGCAGTTGTCATGTTTTTAACAAAACTCGGGATCATTAATCCTATTAGATTAATGAAAGCACGTAAGCTATCTTATTTTGTGCTAATTGTAGTGTCGGTCCTAATCACACCACCTGACTTAATATCTGATATTCTCGTCATTCTACCCTTGCTACTTCTATATGAAATTAGCATATCATTATCAAAGTTCGTATATAAAAAGAACATTTCGGCCTCGAGTATGGCCGCATAA
- a CDS encoding twin-arginine translocase TatA/TatE family subunit, whose amino-acid sequence MLQNIGIPGLILLLVIALIIFGPSKLPEVGRAFGNTLKEFKKATNELVNGDTEEKKTSQESVKLQAVDQKQSNTGS is encoded by the coding sequence ATGTTACAGAATATCGGAATACCTGGTTTAATTCTCCTTCTTGTCATTGCACTAATTATCTTCGGTCCATCAAAATTGCCAGAAGTGGGCCGTGCATTTGGGAATACTTTAAAAGAGTTTAAAAAAGCAACAAATGAACTTGTGAACGGAGATACCGAGGAGAAAAAAACTTCACAGGAATCAGTGAAGCTTCAAGCAGTCGATCAAAAACAAAGTAATACTGGAAGCTAA